From Nicotiana tabacum cultivar K326 chromosome 20, ASM71507v2, whole genome shotgun sequence, one genomic window encodes:
- the LOC107759013 gene encoding uncharacterized protein LOC107759013, giving the protein MGSQMKKQWHQFACALAFYLIATCTMAYSSDSYKSPVLSYNKVPSQVPVSKDNYEVPQVSKNGYKVPSVPKQEYKTPSLSKNNYYTKSSVPKDNYKKVPYVSKNDYYKKPFVPEYNYKKVPSLSKDNYYKVPSVPKQEYKAPSLPKNGYYKKLSVPKDNYYKAPSTPKQEYKVPSVPKNDNYKNPSIPKNNYKVPSVPKDNNYKVPVVPKPEYQVPSVPKNDYYKKSLVPKNNYKVPSVPRDNYYKVPVVPKPDYQVPSIPKNDYYKKSPVPKNNYKVPSVPKENYYKVPVVSKPDYQVPSIPKNDYYKKPSVPKTDYYKVPSMPKQEYKVPSLPKNEYYKKLSASPPPPYYYNSPSPSSPSPPPPYSYQSSSVPSPSPPPPYY; this is encoded by the coding sequence ATGGGGAGCCAAATGAAGAAGCAATGGCATCAATTTGCTTGTGCTTTAGCATTTTACTTGATTGCAACTTGCACTATGGCATATTCTTCTGACTCTTATAAATCACCAGTTCTATCATATAATAAAGTACCAAGCCAAGTACCAGTGTCAAAAGACAATTACGAAGTGCCACAAGTGTCCAAGAATGGTTACAAAGTACCTTCAGTACCTAAACAAGAATACAAGACACCATCTTTGTCAAAGAATAACTATTACACGAAGTCATCAGTTCCAAAAGATAACTACAAGAAGGTGCCATATGTGTCAAAGAATGACTACTACAAGAAACCATTTGTTCCAGAATATAACTACAAGAAGGTGCCATCTCTTTCAAAAGATAACTACTATAAGGTACCTTCAGTGCCTAAACAGGAATACAAGGCTCCATCTTTGCCAAAGAATGGCTACTACAAGAAACTATCAGTTCCAAAAGATAACTATTACAAGGCACCATCAACGCCTAAACAGGAATACAAGGTGCCATCTGTACCAAAGAATGACAACTACAAAAATCCATCAATTCCAAAGAATAACTATAAGGTGCCATCTGTTCCAAAGGATAACAATTATAAGGTACCCGTAGTGCCTAAACCAGAATACCAGGTGCCATCTGTACCAAAGAATGACTACTACAAAAAGTCACTAGTTCCAAAGAATAACTACAAGGTGCCATCAGTTCCAAGGGATAACTACTATAAGGTACCCGTAGTGCCTAAACCAGATTATCAGGTGCCATCTATACCAAAGAATGACTACTACAAAAAGTCACCAGTTCCAAAGAATAACTACAAGGTGCCATCAGTTCCAAAGGAGAACTACTATAAGGTACCCGTAGTGTCTAAACCAGATTATCAGGTGCCATCTATACCAAAGAATGATTACTACAAAAAGCCATCAGTTCCAAAAACTGACTATTACAAGGTACCCTCAATGCCTAAACAAGAATATAAAGTACCATCTTTGCCAAAGAATGAGTATTACAAGAAACTTTCGGCTTCTCCTCCACCGCCATACTACTATAATTCACCCTCTCCTTCTTCACCATCACCACCACCTCCTTACTCTTATCAATCATCTTCAGTTCCTT